The sequence CTTATAACGTTACGTGGCAAAGAATATCATTATATGCAGGAGCAAAATGTCCAAAAGCCTTTTTCATGATTCTAACCTATTTTAGATCTATAATTGCAGACGCTATGCCCTTTTCTAGTAAAATGTAGATGTAATATGAACCAAGTACTCTCTGTTTTTCAAGTTATATGCACCATTATACCTCCGATCTAGTCtctttttttacattgaaaatGAAGTCTGGAATGGTTGATGTCCATCCAGAACCTTATCGCAAAAGACAGTCTCCTGAAACAAGCTTGACATCAATTGCTAGGTCTTTATAGTAGTAATGTGGAGATTTTTCTTCGGGATTATATCTTAAATGTATCTGGATTATCTGTAAATTTCAGAGAATCGTCCTGTAATCTAGCCACGCACACGGAACGATTTGATTTGCTTCGGAAACATCCCCCCGTTTCTGAGAGACTCAGCATCCGCGTGGTAACTTTATCATCGAGACTAAGAACCTGATTTGTGGTGAAGTCTGTTGTCTGGAACACAATTTCCGGCTCCAGAATTGAGGCCACGGAGTGGAGGGAACGGCGATGTAAAGTCTTTAGAGGGGAGTTAAGTGTTTTTGTCTAGACACCTGGATCGACTTTTAATGGTAGTTATTGCAGAGAGGGATTGTTGCTTTCTCTCCTGGGTTTTCAAACATGTCAGACAAGAAATCGGTAACAGAAGGTTAGCGACAAAACATGAGGTTGTAAAGTCTTGTAAAAATGCATAACCTATGGGATGGAACTTTGCTAATGTGTCAAACTGAAATAAAGATTGCAAGGAAAGACCATTGTAACGTCATAAAAAATGACAGGAGATCATGAATCACTATTCTGAGGGTATACCATCGAGTTGTGTTTGTACGTTTGTACGTTTACAGGTTTCTTCATTCGGCGATGCCCACTTTTTGACTCGTCTTATCGTAAGTGTTCAGAAGAAAGTACCGATTGAAACATAATGATGTGTCTGGAGCGGGTGATGATTCTGTTGTAAGTGTAAGAATGTAATGCGTAATGTGTAAGGAGGTGGGTCTTGCACATTTTCTTGTAGATATTGGGACTGCGTGCTTGTTTTACTGACCGAGACAGCTGATTCGAGGGTCGGGACGCATTGGGAATAAAACTGGATTTGTTGAAGGCATGTTTACTGCTTCATTAAAGAAGAGCTGTGGCGTCGTATGTGGCGTAACTGATAGGGTGttagttcgatacccgccgagcccccaacgttgtgcccttgcgaaaggcactttatacaacCTTCtccacttcacccaggtgtaaaaatgggtacctaaaTTCAGTCGGGGAGGTAAACATATTACCTTtactttctgtctgtactgtgtatgtgacgttgttgaaataagttactaacttgagtgcagtgccacattatCATCACCTgttccaaagaaaaaaagacaaaataacttCTCACAttgcaaacatgcctgtggaacATGTGTGGCTGACTGTCCAGTTATCTAGGACAAATGCCGGGGGGAGCTTGCATCACCCAAATTCCTGCCATTAGAATTCCTCCGGACTAACTTCTCACATTGCAAAAATGCCTGTGGACTaacattcctgtggaaaaatacctgtgcaattcctagaatttttgcagaccgAACACAATGATacaccatttggctcgcccctgaggtgtcgccaaaataGGAATTCCAAGACTCACCGGCCTCTGTACGTGTCAGGAGAACTTGTCGTAGGCGTAGAATAATTACACGTCaggaaaatgttatgtttttaagTGACTATAAAAGTAATGACACAGGATTTGAGGAAAACATCGTTTCGTAGGACTCACCGGTCTCTGTCGGGAGAACTTGTCGTAGGCGTAGAATAATTACACGTCaggaaaatgttatgtttttaagTGACTATAAAAGTGATGACACAGGATTTgaggaaaacattgttttgtagTACTCACCGGCCTCTGTCGGGAGAACTTGTCGTAGGCGTAGACACAGAACTGCAGGATGCGGGAGTCCAGGTCGTCCTCGCGCACGTGGAAGATGAACCGCTCGTTAAACACCGGGTTGGGACTCTTACGGTACACCTGAGGAGGGAAAATAGGAGAGGCGAGGATTTTTAGAAAgatttttatatcttttatgTCGCGGTAGTCTTTCTATTTCTCCTTGATGAAAGTTTGACACCCAGGTAATAATatacgtcaaaaagcagttactcaagcaactggatatggttttggaaatatTGTACCACAGTAAACTGTACagagtgtcactgacaaaagatagtagGTACCTAatgtatctgaaatgtctgaccgtgtccaaaatcatacccagttgcatGGAACTGCTTTTTGGGGATTTTTAGATGTAGCTTTTTTTATGTCACAGTAGTCTTCCTATTTTAGGAAGGAGGAGAAGTAAAATTGTGAATAAAAGATATGTCTAGGATTAGCGATTATGCGTTGGAATGACTTAAACTGTCGAACATGTGAATGTCGAACAATGCGGCATCAGGACAATTTGTGCCATTAACATACAGAACGCAATCTACAATTTGCACAAACTCAACGACGCTGCAGGTCTAGCGCCATTCTTTTTCGCAATTGCACTTATAGTATCACTCCTTTTAAGCTTAATCCCCAGAAAAACTGAAGTCTGATCACGGTTTCCCGTGTTGCATGCAATCAGCTGCTTTTGACCCTTGCTAACGTATCTGATGACACCTATCTTCAAAAACTCCCTTTCCATTACCCTTCAGGTCCCCTTATCCTGTATAGCACCCATCCAATCATTTTACTCCAATCCTATCCAGCCCCATCAGAGATATTCATTAAGATAACATGCCCCATAAATCCGTCTCCACTGCGATGCAATATCCTGTAACGTAAAGGTGATATCGACTCGCATGTTAAACTAGAGTCACTGCCAGATTCGCTCCAATAAATCACAATCAAACATCTAATATCATTCCACTTGACCGAGTATGACGGACTGCTATTGATCGGACTATAACTCCGTTTGAGACTAAGACTGCCTGCCATGTATGCTATACACGCCGAAAGAATAATGAAAGGggtgataaaaaaaattcaaaagatAAATTCATACAAGGATTACTTTACAATGGGAGTGAAAGGGTCCATCAGCCCTGACTAAACTGTGACGGGGGGCGCTACATACTAcctggcacctttgacccactaCTGGAGTCATGCGACTGAAATGGGGACGCCAGTTAAAGGGATAAATCCGTCTCCACTGCGATGCAATATCCTGTAACGAAATGGCACTATCGACCCGCATGTTAAACCAGAGTCCCTGCCAGATTCGCTCCAATAAATCACAATCAAACATCTAATATCATTCTACTTGACCGAGTATGACGGACTGCTATTGATCGGACTATAACTCCGTTTGAGACTAGGACTAGGACCTTCCATTTATTCGCCAGTTATCTTATATACGCCGGAAGAATAATGAAAAGGCTAATAAAAAAActcatttcaaaatacaaaatagatgaATTCAGGCATCACTTTGCAATGGGAGTGAAAGGGTCCGACAACCGTCACTAAACTGTGACGGGGGCGCTACAGACTACCTGGCACATTTGACTCATTAGTACTGGAGTGGCATTAGTTATCAGAAGAAAGGGGTGGTTTCAATGGTTAAACCAGAGTGACAGTCACATTCGCCCCAATAAATCGCAATCAAACATCTAATATCATTCTACTTGCCCGAGTATGACGGACGGCTATTGATCCCGCTATAACTCCGTTTGAGACTAGGACTAGGACCTTCCATTTATTCGCCAGTTGTCTTATGTACGCCGGAAGAATTATGAAAAGGCTAATAAAAAGAATAACTCatgtcaaaagaaaaaaaaaattgatacataCAAGGATTACTTTAGAATGGGAGTGAAAGTGTCCCTTGACTAAACTGTGACGGGGGCGTGACGGGGGGCGTGACAGATATAGTGGCATCAATTATCAGAAGAAAGGCTTGGTTTCAACGGTAATGTTAGATCAGAGTCTCTGTCAGACTCACTCCAATAAATCACAATCTACCATCTAATATCATTCTACTTGACCGAGCATGACGAACAGCTATTGATTTGGCTATAACTCTGTTTGAGACTAGAACCATTGCCTTCCATTTTTCCTATACACGCCGAAAGAATAATGAAAAGGCTGATAAAACAAACTAATTGCAAAATGCTAGATTGATACATAAAAGGATTACTTTAGAATGCGAGTGAATGGGTCCCTTGACAAAACTGTGACGAGGGACGCTACAGACCTCGGGACACTTTTGAATCACTACTGGAGTCAAATTACAGATATAGTGGCATCAGTGACCAGAAGAAAGGGGTAGTTTAGACGATAATGTTGAGCTAGAGTCACTGCAAGACTCGCTCCGACATATCACAATCTACCATCTTATATCATTGCACTTGACCGTGCTGGGAATGAGACTAAGGCCTGTCATTTATTCTATATATACGCCGAAAGAATATTCAAAAGGTTTATAGAACAACTCAGTTAAAAAGAAAGATTGATACATACAAGGATTGCTTTAGAATGTGAAGAAAAGGGTCCATCAACCCTGACTAAACTTTGTCGGGGACGCTACAGACTACCTGGCACTTCGATCTACTACTGGGTAAACGAAATGGTGACGTAACCTAAAGAGATAAACTAGTTTCAAGTGCTATATGATATTCAACCCCAGCAGAGAAATTTTACCTAACAGTCAGCTTCAACAAAACTGAGTCATGTATCAACGGAGAAGCGAGGATAATATCATGTCACAAAAAAGTGATATCGACCAGAATATTTAAGAAGAGTCACTGCCAGATTCGCTCCAATAGATCACAATAAAACATCTAATATCATTCCACTTGACCGGGCATGACGGACGGCTATTGATCCTGCCATAACTCCGTCTGAGAATGGGACTTTTCATTCTGTCGTGAAGTCATCCATCCTATATACAAATAACGAATCGTAAAAAGAGCCACAGTCAAGAGAACTTGATTGAAAATACAAGATCAACCAAATTCTCCCGAATTTCTTTGCGGTGACCAGTTTATAGgatcatatttgtaaaatttaTACTAAGACAGAAGAATAATTTAACCGAATTAGATGCGCTAGGAAGGCGAATAAAGGAATTACAATGGGAATGGGTGCATCAGTCCTCATTAAACTGACCAAACCGAGACGGTGGACGCTACAGGCGTCCTTGCACCTTTGGCCTACTACTGAAATTACGTGGCTGAAATGAGATCACTCATCAGTTACCAGGAGATGAATTTGTCTACCCTACCTTGGACTGAGCAGCCGGCTCGTTGTTCGGGTGCAGGAAGATCTTGACGAAGCTGTCGATGGGCCCTTGGTAGTCCTGTATAGCCAGATCCTGTGCCTGTATGACGGTGACCAGGAGCTGCTGGCGGGCGGCGTCATACTCCAGGGTGAACTCCAGCTGGCCCATGCCTGGAAGCAGCTCCGCCACCAGCGACTCGAACACGGAGCAGTCGGAGCTGATCGTCTCTCTGGATGGGAGATCGTACAatcattagttttttttttctatttgcttttggacagatgaggacaatgtggcactgcactcaagttttttgtAACTTACACGCTACAGACGgaaagaaggtaaaggtagtcttttacctccccgaccgaagtcaggtacccatttttacacctgggtaaagtgaggaaggtcatgtaaagtgccttccccaagTTAGTTTaaacactaaaaaaaacgttgctTGTAGCAGGGGAAATTCACCTTGCTGCTTTTGACACTGATAAAATGAACAGCTTAACGCCCTGACACAAGGACTGCAACCTTTTCCAGTTTGACTGACTGCGTGTATGGCGGGTATGCGACACAGCGGGGGCATTCTACGTTTGATGACCTCATGGTCTAAAGATAGTATTGTCAACTATTGGACTACGTATGCTTCTAATTTCAGCAATCATTAGTTTGTAGATAGAAATAATGGCTGATTCAAGAAAAGAGACAGTGTCTGGCTAATTTGGTCGATTCAAAAAAGCTATTTGCACCAGAGGTAACATTAAGATTATAAGAAGTAACCCATAAAGTAATCGACATATTACAAACACGAGGTAGTGCCTATATTACAATAACGAAGACATAACACATTACCTACTATCTAGTGactgcttgaaaaaaaatcgacccacaaaagaaatacaacatgtaacgttaccaaccTCATGTGCGCGTAGTTCAATATTTATGAATGTATTTAAACATCCAGTGTATAATATACAAACAAGAATAGAGGTACCTGCGGCGTTACTAAAAACACACATATCAATTTTGACAGGGTATTAAGTGGGTATAAAGAAACCAAAGGGCACCACGATCACATTCTTCAAAGGCTACATGCTTTAAAGCCAAGCCTGTCCTTTTATGGTGATATGTTGAAAACTCGTGCCCGACTTGAGCTCATACCCGAAAATAGGTCGCTGTAGTGGAGTGACAGTCTTGTGTTTCAGACAAAACAAGGATATCTAGAAATCTTTTGATATCAAAATAAAGACTTAACTAAGCTATAAGTCACGGCGAATATTTGTCAGTTCATTGATCCTCTATTGGAAAACCAAAAAATCTAATTCTTCACAAAAGTGGCGAAAGCAATTCATGATATTCttactatatatacatacaaaattttcCACATTTGGTTATGTTAAGCATAGATTTGTGTTCGATACAAAATGAAGATCTTGAGAACTCATTTCTCTTTGTATTTCTCGACACACAGCCAGTAAGACAATCAGCATTAAACCCTAGGAGTGCATGCTATGAATTTTCAGAACCCATGAACAATACAATTTTGCATGCTAACGGCGTCCCGTCCCGACTACTTCGTGGTCATcaaagttttgtgtatttcggAAGGCTTGTGTGTTCGTTCATATTCTCTTTGTATTTCTCGACACACAGCcagtaaaacaaacagcattAAACCCTAGGAGTGCATGCTATGAATTTTCAGAACCCAGGAACAATACAACTTTGTATGCTAACGGCGTCCCGTTCCGACTACTGCGTGGTCATcaaagttttgtgtatttcggAAGGCTTGTGTTTTAGTTCCCTTGAGATTAGCTCTATAGCCGCCATGGACTCGTTATAGCAGTGAAAATGTCACGTCGGCGGCCTTTTGGAGCTCTTAACCTTCGTGTGAACGGTTTTAACAGCTTCCGCGTCTCTCACGGTCCGTTAACGGGAAAAGCTTTTAAACGAAAGGGCAGAATACTTTTCAAGACTAGGCAACAACAAATAGATTCGTTGGATGACATCATCGCGTGCAGTGATTTTtgcaacatgacaagaaaataccGAAAATGCCAAATTGAAAAATATAGCATTTGGGAGATGCGTACTTGTTGAAGTGACAGAAAGGAGGTTGAATCTCCTTGGTGACAGCTAGTTTGGACCTTTGAGTGTAGTTGTAATAAGTGAACGTATGTTAGGCACATTAGTGTCACATTTTGCCCTTCTTGGGCCTAGCTGGAATAAACGCTTTTGCGCCTACCACGGTCCGTTAACGGGTAAAGCTTTCAAACGAAAGGACAGAATACTTTTCAACATTAGGCAACAAtaggtaagttttatggatgacatcaacacgTGCATTGATTTTTCAACATGGCGAGAAAGTACGGAAAATGccaaatgagaaaatatgtcaTACGGTAGATGTGTACTTGTTTAAGTGGTAGTTGTCGTAAGTTTACTTTGTAAGTAGGCTAGGCCACACTAGTGTCAAATTATGCCATTTTGGATACTTTTGGAttcgaaagaaaaaaatgatttttgttccTCTGaacaacatgacaagaaaatgccTTAAATGCCGAATGGGACAAATTTGTCATGTGGTAGCCTATAgtcatcatatcatatatagttGTAAGTGATGCTAGGTCACCACACTCCTTGTGTCAAATTATGAACTTACAAATCCCAGAAAGGTGCGAAGAAAGGTTGTGATACGTTGTTTTGTCTCTTGCATTCTTATTTCAACCAAGAAGGCTTTTGTAACCTCCTTGCTACAACGTTCCAGGCATCTTGCTTTTTCATTTCGACCACTATTGCTTTTTATGTGCTTTCGCATTAAATTTGGAGTTTGCACAGGAATTTATAcgtaaaatttacttactgtggccttaaAGAGTCAAATGGCACAGAGTTGGTATCGATCTTATTACATCTCACGTTTCGGTATTCAATGCTAGCTGATATAGGATCACATAAAACGATATTTCATACTACATGTGCTATAGTACGTACCTCCAGCTGTGTAAAAATAGAGCAGTAAATAGAAATCTTTTTATTTGAGCCTCATTTCTTTTATGGGAGATACTCCATTTTTGTTTGAATGAaccatttttgttttgaaaccaaCACAGAATGCTAAAAAGGCCATTCTAAAGGCTATTTTGTTCAATTGACGAGGAAAAGTCCGtgttttaaaactgtttttgtGACGAAAGATgctgtacaaaatacatatttcGTAAAAGATGTTCATTACAAATGCTATCTTGACACAgaataaatatcataaattttaCAAGCAATTTCTCATCAGTATGTACGTAAGTCTCATAAACAACGTTCCTTATATGATTTCTATCATCAGTATTAGATTGTATCGTGTCTTTGGCGTCTATGCGCGTTTATGAAGAGCCATCAGTTATGCTAGAATCTAATGAGTTGTTTTTATCCTGACTGTGAAGAGGATCATTATGGTAACGTTAAATATAAGTCGCAATGAGTATGTCTCCCCTGATATTTGTTGATGGTTATGAATTTATTTGATTAGTAGGCTTCGTAGGGAAATTTCTTTCTGTTGAAGGCTCCCTCTTTTTTGTCTTTAAAGTCGATTAGACAGATATATAGAATGAAATAGACATAACAATGGGGGTCCGTGTTTGACGAGGTGATTAAGCACGTTAAAGGGCTACAAATATAGCAACCCCTCCGTCCAGGTAAAGATGTTCGCTACCATGGAAAAAGGTGCAGGAAGGAAACTTACTGGCCTGTGTGTTAAGGTGGTATCgatctcgctgcacttgggcaccggtgcggcactgcggccCTTCTTGATATTTTCTCAGATATTTCATAATGtggatattgcgtaatacgtaaaagtatgactcagcagacagcaaaatacacaaaacgtaagaaaattcgttctctatctctgaaattcgacGAGTATTAATGTATAATGTATCTGTTGTGCGTCTATTAATATATTctatgtagaccactggaagaatagctggcaacataatgttgtaatagctaaaagtggatctgaataaagtcaaagtcaaagagtaatcttttgaaccccgcagtgccacaccggtgccccaagtgcagtgagataccacctttactagACACTAAAATGGTCTGAACGAACGGGCGAAGGTGCCAGCTGCTGCCACCTACGATTGCTATTGACCCATGGTCGATTGATAGAAAGGTCGAGTGTCGACAGTACGAACAGATTGCAGAGAGTTGGGTCGGTCGATACCAATCCATGTGCTGGCATCAGCAGAAAACCAGGAGGTGTCGTCGGAATGAAGTTTTGTGGAGCCCTTAAAATTGCTTCGTCAGCTTATAGGTTTCGCTGCTGCAGGAGTTTTATTGGTAATAGTATGTCAGAGGTGCTGGAGTGAGACCCACCGCGCGGTCGCACAGAATAATGAAGAACAGTGAGTAGTGAGTAAGAGGTGTTTTCAATGGCAGAAAAGGGAGACCTTTCTTGATTGGatcttttgtttcattttccaagttgtgacaagattctatgaAGTTGTGAGAAGAATAGATGATAGGGGGATAATAAAACTGGCAAAGAAGTATACGCAGTTTAACAACGGTGTGCCGAAAATCGTAAAATAGGGTATGAAAAGATTTCTATCTTCTATCCGCAGTGTGATGAAAATTACGTCTCACAGTTCATCACTTTGTCAAGAAAAAAGTTCAGTGAAAAATCTTTGGATCAAAACGCATGTTTAGTTACAATCTATTAAAAACTCCTTTGGTGGGTGGATGTTGCCCGTATATGTTATATATCCTTTGTTGGCGATTCAGATTCAGGTCACCCTTTCATGCCACATTTACTTGTGCATATGCGggtttttgcatattttgatgCTTGAGTTCATTCGTTTCGCTGTAAATTAATAGCTTAGATTGTTACTGTAGAAAGCCACTTCTTCCAGAAGTTCCACATATGTTGAGCTTACCAATGTGAAGTGCACCAAACGAGAATATTCTTATTCATGATTATACTTCTTTCATATATTGTTGTGTaagtcccctttccactagacggcgagcgcgctgcgctctcaccgcggcctaaataaaatatttgtaaccttattcgctttcacactgagcatatcatacaaaacgtaaaagtgtgaaggaaagggaaaaaaacacaaaaagtttaAAAGATTAGTTTCTTTCCTAATACAATAATTCGTTGAGCGAGACATttatgtcgcagagagagcgccgtcctagtggaaagggggtattgaGCACAGTTTTACTTACATAGAGGCAGATCTTTCAAGAAGAGGACTGTCGCGGTCCTTGGTTGGGCTCTCTCGTTCCCGGGTAGGACTCTCTCGTTCCCTGGAGGGGCTGGCCTGTTCACGCTCCTCTCGCTCCAGGACCTCTTCGGGAGCACTTGCGTACCCCTCTCCTACGTCATCATTGTGCGTGCTTTCGTCACCAGGATCCGAGGTGATGTCATCGCCCCTTACGGATTCGTACTCGGACCGCTCGGTGTCCTGGCGGGGTAGGGTTCCAGCCGGCTGTTCCTCCACGGGTGACTTGAATTCCTCGATGTATGGCTGTACATACTGCACAGTGGCAGGGTCGAGGGGTAGCGCCGAGGCCTCCTGTTTCACCTGGTAGGAATATAAAGGTAAGCAATGCCTGTTATACATTAAAAGTACCCCGAAAATTTGACTTTAAAGACTCATAGCTTCCTACAGACGCAAAGTATCgacaaaaaaatcttttttttgtgATGTCTATAGTAACAATCATATTCTACATATAAAGCattttaatgacgtcatttggtCACGTGAGTAATCAGTCTTAAAAGACTCATAACTTCCTAGAGATGTAAATTATCGACGAAAAACTATTTTTGTGATTTCGGTTGTTACAACCACATTCTACGTATAAACTTTGAAAATTTAATGACTTCATTTAGTCACTTGATTACCACGAAAGCTGCTCATGCAGACTTGCTACAACACATCAATacacataatgataataatacatAAACTTTGGTTCTGGCAGCTAAAATTTAAACATGGTAGTTCTAGTCCTTCTTGCAATTGGAAGAAAAAAGCGCTCTAAAATATCTATTCGTCCCACCAATGGTCTCCATACATGCTTTGCGCGTTTCAAAGATGGCGAGCTTTGATCATTTGAGCCAAATCAGAATGCGTACTATCACAGTTAGCCATGGGCAGAATTCATAAACATTATAGCACAATCTAAATGGTACATTGTCGTCAGGTCCTTTTCATGGGATTTACACGTCTGTATCATCAATATACAGCTAACTTTGTGGCCATTTGTAACTTGATAAAAGCATTTGTACTTGCTAAAACTTTAGATGGTGACGAAAATGGCCAATACCAGTGGTGACACTTAGAGACTGCAAAGCATGTATTCATGTATGCTGTGACATATGTAGATAACGCCTAAACTACTACCTTCATCAAAATCATAAAGGCGTTATCAGCAAGTTACAGGCACGGTAATATCTTATCCATCAATACTACTACTTATAACCTCCAGGCAACCCTTTCGTAACTTAAAAAGTAATCATTCAATCCAACTATTGCCTAGGCAATTACACAACCTAGCTATCACAGATACGGCTACAGTAATTGCCTTACCCGGGGAAGAGCCATACCTTGAACATACAGCAAGCACTTGTATACCCACGTTCGAATTGGACACATATCATTCACGCCTCAACTGTGATAATTTGTGATATTCATGTAGAGAATGtacattgttttgtgtgtgtttaccCACATATTGTACCATATGCAATTTATGACACCCTAcgggtttgggccccctgttaGGTATAGATATCGCCTTGATTTGTTCCTCTTCCGTAAGAAACACAACATATCAAGATGATAAAACAGGTTTAGTTTCAGATATTGTCGTTATCATTACACAGCACGAAGCTAAAATCCCGTGGGGGTGCTACAAGTTACGTATGGTAGATCGTCTGAAGAATGCGGTTGGGAATCGATTGTGCATGAGTTCTCACCTAGAATCTGTACTCCTACAGATCAAGAATTCCTGGTCAATTTCCGAATGAGCGGTGGGATCTAGCGGCCCTAAGAGAGGACGCCATTCCAACAGGTTTTAGACCGATGTTACGTGTAGATATAGTCTTGATGCATTCTTCTTGTACAATGCTAAGCTTTCAaccaacacaaaggtacaaaCGGATCGTTTAGCCTCGCTCTATGCTTgcaaccaacacagatgagcttccgtGACAAGCGTTACTTCTTTGGTATAAAGCATATCAAAACCATAAAACAGGTTTTAAGTTAAGTTACATAAGGATATTTAATTATCTACACGTAACATGAAGTTATAATCCGCGGAAATACCACAAATTACGCAAGGTAGAACGAG comes from Branchiostoma floridae strain S238N-H82 chromosome 19, Bfl_VNyyK, whole genome shotgun sequence and encodes:
- the LOC118406743 gene encoding synaptotagmin-12-like isoform X2, which gives rise to MAVPGWEVFAVAAGIGVLALALFLFLFRTYLQAPDEDASSEITEPPDVVTPGQRMREEEPEQVLVKQEASALPLDPATVQYVQPYIEEFKSPVEEQPAGTLPRQDTERSEYESVRGDDITSDPGDESTHNDDVGEGYASAPEEVLEREEREQASPSRERESPTRERESPTKDRDSPLLERSASIETISSDCSVFESLVAELLPGMGQLEFTLEYDAARQQLLVTVIQAQDLAIQDYQGPIDSFVKIFLHPNNEPAAQSKVYRKSPNPVFNERFIFHVREDDLDSRILQFCVYAYDKFSRQRPIGEAELKLCDVDVRLQPFSTWCSLQDINQKPAEFGDILFSISYLPTAERLTVVIVKCRNLVWVDEKDDADPFVKVYLLQNGKKISKKKTSVKRSERCPIYNEAMIFNVPANALQTISLRITVSEHTLEGKTPSIGHVIVGPASSGLALSHWNQMMTSLRKPVAMWHPLRK